Proteins co-encoded in one Rudaeicoccus suwonensis genomic window:
- a CDS encoding nucleoside-diphosphate sugar epimerase/dehydratase — MPTTRAATTSGRRGSRPGFSPNRHWRVGLLWLVLDGIVAALATGAAAWIRYDLDIPDVFTVPIFWFAVTVGLIQIVTGVLVGPHRFAHNLGSFEETADIMKAVFLTMVISCVLRFGTSTFQIPRSLPFAAPAFALVGMFALRFFVRSYRWGRPASGVGEQKAIVFGAGEGGRQLVRALVRDGQRQYTPVAILDDDPRKRRMRIDGVPVRGGRNRLRTVTEKSGATVLIIAMPSADADLVRDLRDAAHDIGLELLILPPVASLLGNGASVRDLREVNLEDLLGRRQIALDEGAIAASVAGKRILVTGAGGSIGSELCRQISRFNPAKLTMLDRDESGLHGTQMSITGRALLDDGTLALADIRDLDALRAIFAKERPDVVFHAAALKHLTLLEQHPNEGWKTNVLGTLNVLTAASEVGVETFVNISTDKAASPTCVLGYTKRMAERLTAQFAVDNPGTYTSVRFGNVLGSRGSVLTAFMAQIERGGPVTVTDENVERYFMLIPEACQLVLQASVIGDDGQVMVLDMGSPVKIVDVARALIDMSGREDIAIEFTGLRPGEKLSEVLFYEGEQARLSPHPLVSYVTVPPVDSDAVRGFAAHSSEKTLNWLITESMSYSRPETNV, encoded by the coding sequence ATGCCCACGACGAGAGCAGCAACGACATCCGGTAGGCGAGGCTCGCGGCCGGGGTTCAGCCCCAATCGCCACTGGCGCGTCGGGCTGTTGTGGCTGGTGCTCGACGGGATCGTCGCTGCGCTGGCAACCGGCGCCGCCGCTTGGATCCGCTATGACCTGGACATCCCGGACGTCTTCACCGTGCCGATCTTCTGGTTCGCGGTCACCGTCGGACTGATTCAGATCGTCACGGGCGTGCTCGTCGGGCCGCACCGATTCGCGCACAACCTCGGATCATTCGAGGAAACCGCGGACATCATGAAGGCCGTCTTCCTCACGATGGTCATCAGTTGCGTGCTGCGCTTCGGAACCTCCACCTTCCAGATTCCGCGGAGCCTTCCCTTCGCGGCACCGGCTTTCGCACTCGTCGGGATGTTCGCCCTGCGATTCTTCGTGCGCTCCTACCGTTGGGGTCGTCCCGCCAGCGGCGTCGGTGAGCAGAAGGCCATCGTCTTCGGCGCCGGCGAAGGTGGCCGGCAACTCGTGCGTGCTCTGGTGCGCGACGGCCAGCGGCAGTACACACCCGTCGCCATCCTTGACGACGACCCGCGCAAACGCCGGATGCGCATCGACGGCGTTCCGGTGCGTGGCGGGCGCAACCGCCTCCGCACGGTCACCGAGAAGTCCGGAGCCACGGTCCTGATCATCGCGATGCCGTCGGCCGACGCCGACCTGGTGCGCGACCTGCGGGATGCGGCTCACGACATCGGCCTCGAACTGCTGATCCTGCCACCGGTGGCCTCCTTGCTCGGCAACGGCGCCTCGGTCCGCGACCTGCGCGAGGTCAACCTGGAGGACCTGCTCGGCCGCCGCCAGATCGCCCTGGACGAAGGTGCCATTGCCGCCAGCGTCGCCGGCAAGCGGATCCTGGTCACCGGGGCGGGTGGATCCATCGGCAGCGAGCTGTGCCGCCAGATCTCCCGCTTCAATCCCGCCAAGCTGACGATGCTCGACCGCGACGAGTCCGGTCTGCACGGCACCCAGATGTCGATCACGGGCCGCGCCCTGCTCGACGACGGGACCTTGGCGCTGGCCGACATCCGCGACCTGGACGCCCTGCGCGCCATCTTTGCCAAGGAGCGCCCCGATGTCGTTTTCCACGCCGCCGCGCTGAAGCACCTCACGCTGCTGGAACAACACCCCAACGAGGGCTGGAAAACCAATGTGCTCGGCACGCTCAACGTGCTCACCGCCGCCAGCGAGGTCGGCGTCGAAACCTTCGTGAACATCTCCACCGACAAGGCCGCCAGCCCCACCTGCGTGCTCGGTTACACCAAGCGCATGGCCGAACGTCTCACCGCACAGTTCGCGGTCGACAACCCGGGCACCTACACCAGTGTTCGATTCGGCAACGTGCTCGGTTCACGCGGCTCCGTGCTGACCGCCTTCATGGCGCAGATCGAGCGCGGTGGCCCGGTGACCGTCACCGACGAGAACGTCGAGCGCTACTTCATGCTCATCCCCGAGGCCTGCCAGTTGGTCTTGCAGGCGTCGGTCATCGGGGACGACGGCCAGGTCATGGTGCTCGACATGGGATCGCCGGTGAAGATCGTCGATGTTGCTCGCGCCCTCATCGACATGTCCGGCCGCGAGGACATCGCCATCGAGTTCACCGGCCTGCGCCCGGGAGAGAAGCTCTCCGAGGTGCTGTTCTACGAAGGCGAGCAGGCCCGCCTGTCACCGCACCCACTCGTCTCCTACGTGACGGTGCCACCGGTCGACTCCGACGCAGTGCGCGGATTCGCCGCACACTCCAGCGAGAAGACGCTGAACTGGCTGATCACCGAGAGCATGAGCTACTCGCGGCCCGAAACCAACGTATGA
- a CDS encoding DegT/DnrJ/EryC1/StrS family aminotransferase, with amino-acid sequence MTDHIYMSKAHVTQVEEDLVLEALRSGWVAPLGPMVDRFEREIADRVGVAGALALSSGTAALHLALLEVGAGPGTTVVLPSMTFAATANAVLYTGATPVFVDSRSDDANVDGALLLDAVRVLQAEGHDVAAAIPVDLYGRCADYSVIEPGLADLGVTLVEDAAEGLGASCDGRGAGGFGRAGVLSFNGNKIMTTSGGGMLVSDDRELLDRARYLSTQARQPAPWYEHTEMGFNYRMSNILAALGVGQLSRLDSMIQRRRAIRARYADAFAGVTGLDILAHELDDSHDNCWLTSLMLDPSADLATPDQIVERMNAQGIEVRHLWKPMHLQPLFAGARMFGGGVAEDLFARGVNLPSGSELTDEQIDRVIDALTTAVRKG; translated from the coding sequence GTGACCGACCACATCTACATGTCCAAGGCTCATGTGACGCAGGTCGAGGAGGACCTCGTCCTGGAGGCTCTGCGATCCGGCTGGGTCGCCCCGCTGGGCCCGATGGTCGACCGCTTCGAGCGCGAGATCGCCGACCGGGTGGGCGTCGCCGGTGCGCTGGCGCTGTCGTCCGGCACGGCCGCCCTGCACCTGGCCCTGCTCGAGGTCGGAGCCGGCCCGGGCACCACCGTGGTGCTGCCCTCCATGACCTTCGCCGCGACCGCGAACGCGGTGCTCTACACCGGCGCAACGCCGGTCTTCGTGGACTCCCGCTCCGACGACGCCAACGTCGACGGCGCCCTGCTGCTGGACGCTGTGCGTGTGCTGCAGGCAGAGGGCCACGACGTCGCCGCCGCCATACCGGTCGATCTGTACGGCCGGTGCGCGGACTACTCGGTGATCGAGCCGGGGCTGGCCGATCTGGGTGTCACGCTCGTGGAGGATGCCGCCGAGGGGCTGGGCGCATCGTGCGACGGCCGCGGTGCCGGCGGCTTCGGCCGGGCCGGGGTGCTGTCCTTCAACGGCAACAAGATCATGACCACCTCCGGTGGCGGCATGCTGGTCAGCGACGACCGTGAACTGCTGGACCGCGCGAGATATCTCTCGACGCAGGCCCGGCAGCCGGCGCCGTGGTACGAACACACCGAGATGGGCTTCAACTACCGGATGTCGAACATTCTGGCGGCCCTGGGCGTCGGTCAGTTGTCGCGGCTGGACTCGATGATCCAGCGGCGCCGGGCGATTCGCGCACGGTATGCCGACGCCTTCGCCGGCGTCACCGGCCTCGACATACTTGCCCATGAGCTGGACGACTCCCACGACAACTGCTGGCTGACCAGCCTGATGCTCGACCCGTCGGCGGATCTGGCCACGCCCGACCAGATCGTCGAGCGGATGAACGCCCAGGGCATCGAGGTCCGTCACTTGTGGAAGCCGATGCACCTGCAGCCGCTGTTCGCCGGCGCCCGTATGTTCGGCGGCGGTGTCGCGGAGGATCTGTTCGCCCGCGGCGTCAACCTGCCGAGCGGTTCAGAGCTCACCGACGAGCAGATCGACCGGGTCATCGACGCCCTGACGACCGCGGTGCGGAAGGGCTGA
- a CDS encoding DeoR/GlpR family DNA-binding transcription regulator yields the protein MLARQRQDLIIQAVEEHGGVRVSELVADLHVSDMTIRRDIEALADKGLVRKVHGGATRADRSAEEPGFTAKSEMNPVQKSEIARTAASLISAGSSVAVSAGTTAYAVAIELRAIKRLTVVTNSPRVADLLNDPTRDDLLVVLTGGVRTPSDALAGPVANEMLASTHVDTLILGVHGIDLHAGLTTPNLQEAQTNRALIKSAKRIVVVADHTKWGIIGLSTIATLDKVHTLVTDAELDEDARREISRQGVNLIVAPRSEEPLPTPVVS from the coding sequence GTGCTTGCACGACAACGCCAGGACCTGATCATCCAAGCGGTCGAGGAACACGGCGGTGTCCGCGTGTCCGAGCTGGTCGCCGACCTGCACGTCAGCGACATGACGATCCGTCGCGACATCGAGGCCCTCGCCGACAAGGGGCTGGTCCGTAAGGTGCACGGCGGCGCGACCCGCGCCGACCGCAGCGCCGAAGAGCCCGGCTTCACCGCGAAGTCGGAGATGAATCCGGTGCAGAAGTCGGAGATCGCCCGCACCGCAGCGAGCCTGATTTCCGCAGGTTCGTCGGTCGCGGTGTCGGCCGGCACCACTGCCTACGCGGTGGCGATCGAATTGCGGGCGATCAAGCGCCTGACGGTCGTGACCAACTCCCCCCGGGTGGCCGACCTGCTCAACGACCCGACTCGTGACGATCTGCTCGTCGTGCTGACCGGCGGGGTCCGCACGCCGTCGGACGCCCTCGCCGGGCCGGTGGCCAACGAGATGCTGGCATCGACGCACGTCGACACGTTGATCCTCGGCGTGCACGGCATCGACCTGCACGCAGGGCTCACCACCCCGAATCTGCAGGAAGCGCAGACCAACCGGGCACTGATCAAGTCGGCCAAGCGCATCGTCGTCGTGGCCGACCACACCAAGTGGGGCATCATCGGGCTGTCCACGATCGCCACCCTCGACAAGGTGCACACCCTGGTGACCGACGCCGAACTCGACGAGGACGCCCGTCGCGAGATCAGCCGGCAGGGCGTCAACCTCATCGTCGCGCCGCGGTCGGAGGAACCGCTCCCCACCCCGGTCGTCAGCTGA
- a CDS encoding low molecular weight phosphatase family protein translates to MTQQSTAGPGGQSSTGRMPLGQIFGQTAAAPQPAAAARSGRILIVCTGNICRSPFIERLLAHHLIGVDVEVTSAGTRALVGEPMQPPSEQLLGERGVGPAGFRATQLTEHLATAADIVLTATREHRSQVVQLAPAALKRTFAIADFADLCAALPAPPWPLRPMERTDDPPLRRLVGQLAAIRPQVAPRQADDADIPDPFRQEFAVYEQMAQQVDGFVPSTVAAIQAALTAGPPLR, encoded by the coding sequence ATGACACAACAGTCGACCGCGGGACCGGGCGGTCAGAGCTCAACCGGCCGTATGCCGCTCGGGCAGATCTTCGGGCAGACGGCGGCTGCGCCGCAGCCCGCGGCGGCCGCTCGGAGCGGCCGCATCCTGATCGTGTGCACCGGCAACATCTGCCGGTCGCCCTTCATCGAGCGACTTCTCGCGCATCATCTGATCGGCGTCGATGTCGAGGTCACCAGCGCCGGCACTCGCGCCCTGGTCGGCGAGCCGATGCAGCCGCCGAGTGAGCAGTTGCTGGGCGAGCGCGGAGTCGGTCCGGCGGGTTTTCGGGCCACACAGCTGACCGAGCACCTGGCGACAGCGGCGGACATCGTGCTGACCGCGACGCGGGAGCACCGCTCGCAGGTCGTGCAGCTGGCACCGGCCGCACTGAAGCGCACGTTCGCGATCGCGGACTTCGCGGACCTGTGCGCGGCGCTGCCCGCTCCGCCGTGGCCGCTGCGCCCGATGGAGCGCACGGATGACCCGCCGCTGCGCCGACTGGTCGGTCAGTTGGCGGCGATCCGCCCGCAGGTCGCGCCACGTCAGGCCGATGATGCCGACATCCCCGACCCGTTCCGGCAGGAGTTCGCGGTCTACGAGCAGATGGCTCAGCAGGTGGATGGCTTCGTGCCGTCGACGGTCGCCGCCATACAGGCCGCGCTGACTGCTGGACCGCCGCTGCGCTGA
- a CDS encoding NeuD/PglB/VioB family sugar acetyltransferase, whose amino-acid sequence MTTPLVVVGCGGFGREVCSIVAAINAVQPTFELLGVLDDAPSAASRDALERIGIQLLGDTDWLDGCAPEVHAVIAIGSPSVRRNLDARFAVRAWATIVHPDSTIGADVSLAPGVVVTPGSRVSTAITIGRHAHLDQNVTVGHDSSLGDYSRLNPQACVSGNVTIGSGATVGASATILQGRTIGARSVVGAGAVVVSDVEPDRTVKGVPAR is encoded by the coding sequence GTGACGACCCCCCTGGTCGTCGTCGGGTGCGGCGGATTCGGCCGTGAGGTCTGCTCCATCGTCGCCGCGATCAACGCCGTGCAGCCCACCTTCGAATTGCTCGGCGTGCTCGACGATGCGCCGTCCGCTGCGAGCCGCGATGCGCTCGAGCGCATCGGCATACAGCTCCTGGGTGACACCGACTGGCTGGACGGGTGCGCCCCAGAGGTGCACGCAGTCATCGCCATCGGGTCGCCATCGGTGCGTCGCAATCTCGACGCGCGTTTCGCAGTCCGCGCCTGGGCCACCATCGTCCACCCCGACAGCACGATCGGCGCCGACGTGTCTCTGGCCCCCGGAGTCGTCGTCACACCAGGAAGTCGCGTGAGCACCGCCATCACCATCGGCCGGCATGCACACCTCGACCAGAACGTCACTGTGGGTCACGACAGCAGCCTGGGCGACTACAGCCGTCTCAACCCGCAGGCCTGCGTGTCGGGCAATGTCACCATCGGGTCGGGGGCGACCGTCGGCGCGAGCGCCACGATCCTGCAGGGTCGCACCATCGGCGCGCGCAGCGTGGTCGGGGCGGGTGCCGTCGTCGTGAGCGACGTCGAGCCTGATCGCACCGTCAAAGGAGTCCCAGCGCGATGA
- a CDS encoding HAD-IIA family hydrolase, with amino-acid sequence MTNRRPVDSWLTDMDGVLVHEEHAIPGAAQFLQRLQETGRRFLVLTNNSIYTPRDLRARLAAGGIDVPEEAIWTSALATAQFLDDQRANGSAYVLGESGLTTALHDIGYIMSSRDPDYVVLGETRTYSFEAITRAIRLIDKGARFIATNPDATGPSAEGSLPATGSIAALITKATGVEPYYIGKPNPLMMRSALNRIDAHSETTVMIGDRIDTDIVSGLEAGLRTILVLSGSTQPHQVERHPFVPTRVVDSIADVVPLIDEFAPHE; translated from the coding sequence ATGACCAATCGCAGGCCGGTGGATTCGTGGCTGACCGACATGGACGGTGTGCTCGTGCACGAGGAGCACGCCATCCCGGGAGCCGCGCAGTTTCTGCAGCGGCTGCAGGAGACCGGCCGCCGGTTCCTGGTGCTCACCAACAATTCGATCTACACACCGCGTGATCTGCGGGCGCGGTTGGCAGCAGGCGGCATCGACGTGCCCGAGGAGGCGATCTGGACCTCGGCCCTGGCGACCGCGCAGTTCCTGGACGACCAACGAGCCAACGGATCGGCATACGTGCTGGGTGAATCCGGTCTGACCACCGCGCTGCACGACATCGGGTACATCATGAGTTCGCGCGACCCCGACTATGTCGTGCTCGGGGAGACCCGCACCTATTCGTTCGAGGCGATCACCCGCGCCATCCGACTGATCGACAAAGGTGCGCGCTTCATCGCGACGAATCCGGACGCGACCGGACCTTCGGCGGAAGGCTCACTGCCGGCAACGGGGTCGATCGCCGCCCTCATCACCAAAGCAACCGGTGTCGAGCCGTATTACATAGGTAAGCCGAATCCATTGATGATGCGCAGTGCTCTCAACCGCATCGATGCGCACTCGGAGACCACCGTGATGATCGGCGACCGCATCGACACCGACATCGTCAGCGGGCTCGAAGCCGGCCTGCGGACGATCCTGGTGCTGAGCGGGTCCACCCAGCCGCATCAGGTCGAGCGTCATCCGTTCGTACCCACCCGCGTCGTGGATTCCATCGCCGACGTCGTGCCGTTGATCGATGAATTCGCACCACACGAGTGA
- a CDS encoding glycosyltransferase, which produces MKRVLVLNQFALPRDQSGGTRHIDLFGRVDGWTPTIVAGDHNYNTQLKYATDDARFRLLPVPSYEGTSLVRMAGWGLYAAQAAVVGVTEGRLDAVYASSPNMLTPVAGWLVARARRVPFIVEIRDLWPESIVGAGALRRGSKVHSALLTLERWIYRHADRIVVVTAGWEEHFESLGVPREKLTVIPNGTEVDDFTVTEERSALRTEFGFDTVTAVYAGAHGPSNGLQMVLDAARACPDVDFVLVGSGSEKPRLQDAAADAANVRFLDPLPKPELARLLAAADIGIHCIEPLPILTTGMSPNKLFDYMAAGLPTVSNAGEGLRAVVRDGEAGRTGAPDSLPELVAAVAAAGTQQRGEWAAAARTIVTERFSRSSAAQTLAQVLGQARATQHPGRTAMTTSPQVIHLTTAHNPTDNRIFRKECVALREAGIDVHVVACAPQDQTVSEVPIHALHKRKNRLLRMTVGPVDALRTVRRLKPSVLHVHDPELIPVALAWKAISRGKVVFDAHEDLPKQVMGKPYLPRWSRRTVAAFARRLEKLADGRCDAIVAATPSIARNFSNPRTVMVQNYPWLRDFPAATAYDTAPERTLSYVGGLSLERGAAEMVAAAGSLTPPAHITVAGPATADSSAIMADAEHVDYLGIRPATEVPGIVRDAQVGLVLFHPIPNHMECQPTKLFEYMAARRPFIASDLEYWRTMLGDFDCGLFVDPTDPAAVAAAMAELFDDPETAAVMGDNGRRAVEERFSFEGEATRLVAMNHELLES; this is translated from the coding sequence ATGAAGCGTGTGCTCGTCCTCAATCAGTTCGCCCTGCCCCGTGACCAGAGCGGTGGCACCCGCCACATCGATCTGTTCGGCCGGGTCGACGGATGGACCCCCACCATTGTCGCCGGTGACCACAACTACAACACCCAGTTGAAGTACGCCACCGACGACGCCCGCTTCCGGCTGCTGCCGGTGCCGTCCTATGAGGGCACCAGCCTGGTCCGGATGGCCGGTTGGGGGCTGTATGCCGCGCAGGCCGCCGTCGTCGGCGTGACCGAGGGCCGGCTCGATGCGGTCTACGCCTCCAGCCCGAACATGCTCACGCCGGTCGCCGGATGGCTGGTCGCACGGGCCCGCCGGGTGCCGTTCATCGTCGAGATCCGCGATCTGTGGCCCGAGTCGATCGTCGGCGCGGGGGCACTGCGGCGGGGCAGCAAAGTGCATTCGGCCCTGCTGACCCTCGAGCGGTGGATCTACCGGCATGCCGACCGCATCGTTGTGGTCACCGCGGGGTGGGAGGAGCACTTCGAGTCGTTGGGCGTGCCCCGCGAGAAGCTCACCGTCATACCCAACGGCACCGAGGTCGACGACTTCACGGTCACCGAGGAGCGTTCAGCCCTGCGCACCGAGTTCGGTTTCGACACCGTGACGGCGGTGTATGCCGGCGCGCACGGCCCCTCCAACGGCCTTCAGATGGTGCTGGATGCAGCGCGCGCCTGCCCGGATGTGGATTTCGTGCTGGTGGGTTCGGGCAGTGAGAAGCCGCGCCTGCAGGACGCCGCTGCCGATGCAGCCAATGTGCGCTTCCTGGACCCATTGCCTAAGCCGGAACTCGCCCGACTGCTGGCCGCTGCCGACATCGGCATCCACTGCATCGAACCGCTGCCGATCCTGACCACGGGCATGAGCCCCAACAAGCTGTTCGACTACATGGCCGCCGGTCTGCCGACCGTCAGCAATGCCGGCGAAGGCCTGCGAGCGGTGGTGCGCGACGGCGAGGCCGGACGGACCGGAGCGCCGGATTCGCTGCCGGAACTCGTCGCGGCTGTTGCTGCCGCCGGCACGCAGCAGCGCGGCGAGTGGGCCGCGGCGGCCCGCACCATCGTCACCGAACGGTTTTCGAGAAGCAGCGCCGCACAGACGCTGGCGCAGGTGCTGGGCCAGGCCCGAGCAACGCAACACCCAGGAAGAACTGCGATGACCACATCCCCCCAGGTGATCCACCTGACGACCGCGCACAATCCCACCGACAACCGGATCTTCCGCAAGGAATGCGTCGCCCTGCGCGAGGCGGGTATCGACGTGCATGTCGTGGCGTGCGCACCGCAGGACCAGACCGTTTCCGAGGTGCCGATCCACGCGCTGCACAAACGCAAGAACAGACTGCTGCGAATGACGGTGGGGCCGGTCGACGCGTTGCGCACCGTGCGTCGCCTCAAGCCGTCCGTCCTGCACGTGCACGACCCGGAACTCATTCCTGTCGCGCTCGCCTGGAAGGCCATCTCTCGCGGCAAGGTCGTCTTCGACGCGCACGAGGATCTGCCCAAGCAGGTGATGGGCAAGCCGTATCTGCCCCGCTGGAGCCGTCGCACCGTGGCGGCGTTCGCGCGCCGTCTGGAGAAGCTTGCCGACGGTCGCTGCGACGCGATCGTCGCCGCCACCCCGTCGATCGCGCGCAACTTCAGCAATCCGCGCACGGTCATGGTGCAGAACTACCCGTGGCTGCGGGACTTTCCGGCGGCCACCGCATACGACACCGCCCCCGAGCGCACACTGTCCTATGTCGGCGGGTTGAGCCTCGAACGTGGCGCCGCCGAGATGGTCGCAGCAGCGGGCTCACTCACGCCGCCGGCCCACATCACCGTCGCAGGCCCTGCCACCGCCGACAGCAGTGCGATCATGGCGGACGCCGAGCACGTGGACTATCTCGGCATCCGCCCGGCGACCGAAGTGCCAGGTATCGTGCGTGATGCGCAGGTCGGGCTGGTGCTGTTCCACCCGATCCCCAACCACATGGAGTGCCAGCCCACGAAGCTGTTCGAGTACATGGCTGCCCGGCGCCCGTTCATCGCATCTGATCTGGAGTACTGGCGCACCATGCTGGGCGACTTCG
- a CDS encoding sugar transferase, with amino-acid sequence MMDLALAGPVFVLTLPVQGAIAAAVARSMGRPVIFHQERPGLNGEIFTLHKFRTMVDVDPERGKVHDDDRITPLGHFLRSTSLDELPTLWNVIRGDMSLVGPRPLLVRYLDRYTAQQARRHEVRPGLTGLAQISGRNALSWEKKFELDVWYVDNHTLLGDLKIIAGTVRAVLKRDGISAEGITTMHEFMGAAADEPDQSATPPDESTTRSGATTAAVAT; translated from the coding sequence ATGATGGACCTTGCCCTCGCCGGGCCGGTGTTCGTGCTGACGCTGCCGGTGCAGGGCGCTATCGCCGCCGCCGTCGCGCGGTCGATGGGCCGGCCGGTGATCTTCCACCAGGAACGTCCAGGGCTGAACGGCGAGATCTTCACGTTGCACAAGTTCCGCACGATGGTCGACGTCGACCCCGAACGCGGGAAGGTGCACGACGACGACCGGATCACCCCACTCGGGCACTTCCTGCGATCCACCAGCCTGGACGAACTGCCCACCCTGTGGAATGTCATCCGCGGCGACATGTCGCTGGTGGGTCCGCGCCCGTTGCTCGTGCGCTACCTCGATCGCTACACCGCGCAGCAGGCGCGCCGCCACGAGGTGCGCCCAGGGCTGACCGGACTGGCGCAGATCAGCGGCCGCAATGCCCTGTCGTGGGAGAAGAAGTTCGAGCTCGACGTCTGGTACGTCGACAACCACACCCTGCTCGGCGACCTGAAGATCATCGCGGGCACCGTTCGCGCGGTGCTGAAGCGGGACGGCATCTCGGCCGAGGGCATCACCACAATGCACGAGTTCATGGGCGCGGCTGCCGACGAACCAGACCAATCGGCCACTCCCCCAGACGAATCCACGACTCGTTCCGGCGCGACCACCGCTGCGGTGGCGACGTGA
- a CDS encoding polysaccharide biosynthesis tyrosine autokinase — MSLQTYLRILRKRWRIIPVLAVICVGLAVLFTYLTPKTYSSRVQFFVSTSDSNGDNSQLAQGSTFTQARVVSYTQLLKTPAVLQPVIKQLNFPGTTSDLASKVSASVPPNTVLIDVAVSDRSPAEAQRIAAAIGNSFPGTVENLEKVSGSQSSPVKVTMVSPANFSSAAISPRPTMNIAFGLILGLFAGVGAALLRERLDTRIRSTDDVKSITTHTIVGGIPFDGDAPAHPLTVQGDPHSARAEAFRSLRTNLQFVNAAKHPRLISVTSSIAGEGKTTTSANLGMALAEAGSRVCLIEGDLRRPRLLEYLGMEGAVGLTDALIGRVDLADVIQPYGDTSLAVLGAGQLPPNPSELLGSTGMRDVLERLKSAFDYVIIDAPPTIPVTDAAVMSTLVDGTLIVVGASIATQDNLTASIDKLATVDAVILGVVVNRTPRSRHGYDSYRYYEYRSEGGSAEKSRTSRRLARK, encoded by the coding sequence GTGAGCCTGCAGACCTATCTCCGCATCCTGCGTAAGCGCTGGCGCATCATTCCAGTTCTTGCGGTGATCTGTGTCGGGTTGGCGGTGTTGTTCACCTACCTCACACCGAAGACCTACTCCTCCAGGGTGCAGTTCTTCGTCTCGACGTCGGACAGCAACGGCGACAACTCGCAGCTGGCGCAAGGCAGCACGTTCACCCAGGCACGTGTCGTGTCCTACACCCAACTGCTCAAGACACCGGCCGTGCTGCAGCCGGTCATCAAGCAGTTGAACTTCCCGGGCACCACCTCGGACCTGGCCAGCAAGGTGTCGGCATCCGTGCCGCCCAACACCGTCCTGATCGATGTCGCTGTCTCCGACCGTTCACCGGCGGAAGCTCAACGGATCGCTGCCGCAATCGGCAACTCCTTTCCTGGCACGGTCGAGAACCTCGAAAAGGTCAGTGGTTCCCAGTCCAGCCCGGTCAAGGTGACCATGGTGTCGCCGGCGAACTTCTCGTCCGCTGCGATTTCCCCGAGGCCGACGATGAACATCGCCTTCGGCCTGATACTCGGATTGTTCGCCGGAGTCGGCGCTGCGCTCCTGCGTGAGCGCCTGGACACCCGCATCCGCTCCACTGACGACGTCAAGAGCATCACCACGCACACCATTGTCGGCGGCATCCCCTTTGACGGTGATGCACCCGCCCACCCGCTGACGGTGCAGGGCGACCCGCACTCCGCCCGCGCCGAAGCCTTCCGATCGCTGCGCACCAACCTGCAATTCGTCAACGCCGCGAAGCACCCCCGCCTGATCTCGGTGACCTCGTCGATCGCCGGCGAAGGCAAGACCACCACCTCCGCCAATCTTGGTATGGCGCTGGCCGAAGCCGGCTCCCGCGTCTGTCTGATCGAGGGTGACCTACGTCGCCCGCGACTGCTCGAATACCTCGGCATGGAAGGTGCCGTCGGTCTGACCGACGCACTCATCGGTCGCGTCGACCTCGCCGACGTCATCCAGCCGTACGGCGACACCAGCCTGGCGGTTCTCGGTGCCGGCCAGTTGCCCCCGAACCCCAGTGAGCTGCTGGGCTCGACCGGCATGCGCGACGTCCTCGAGCGTCTGAAGAGCGCCTTCGACTACGTCATCATCGACGCTCCTCCGACGATCCCGGTCACGGACGCAGCTGTCATGAGCACGCTCGTCGACGGCACTCTCATCGTGGTCGGCGCCTCCATTGCGACGCAGGACAACCTGACCGCGAGCATCGACAAGCTCGCCACCGTGGACGCGGTGATCCTCGGCGTGGTGGTGAACCGGACTCCGCGTAGCCGCCACGGCTACGACAGCTACCGCTACTACGAATACCGCTCCGAGGGCGGGTCGGCGGAGAAGTCCCGGACCAGCCGCCGGCTCGCACGGAAGTGA